A stretch of Treponema vincentii F0403 DNA encodes these proteins:
- a CDS encoding FMN-binding protein codes for MKQMIKLSVTLALYTVVACLALAAVNMLTSPRILAAKEAKTKLALQAIFPDADSFRPITEGMPKSVDKVSFGDAFLALNGDKPAGVIVTVSGHTYDQATILTGIDMEGKLRMIQFLVLTDSPGIGTKAKDEPFIGQFRNKPISDAFALGSDVQAIAGATITSTAVTRMVKIAVDAASSYMNSQGIGSSGSGN; via the coding sequence ATGAAACAGATGATAAAATTATCCGTTACGTTGGCGCTGTATACGGTTGTGGCCTGCCTTGCGCTTGCGGCGGTTAACATGTTGACCTCTCCCCGCATTCTCGCGGCAAAAGAAGCAAAAACAAAGCTGGCACTTCAAGCGATTTTCCCCGATGCGGATTCTTTCCGTCCTATCACCGAAGGAATGCCGAAATCGGTTGATAAGGTATCGTTCGGCGATGCCTTTCTTGCACTGAACGGAGATAAACCTGCAGGAGTTATCGTAACGGTAAGCGGCCATACGTATGATCAGGCAACCATTCTTACCGGTATCGATATGGAAGGAAAACTGAGGATGATTCAGTTTTTAGTCTTAACCGATTCACCCGGTATCGGAACAAAAGCGAAGGATGAACCGTTCATCGGACAGTTCCGTAATAAGCCTATCTCCGACGCCTTTGCGCTGGGAAGCGATGTTCAGGCGATTGCCGGTGCGACGATTACCTCTACCGCTGTTACCCGCATGGTAAAAATTGCCGTCGATGCCGCTTCTTCATATATGAACAGCCAAGGTATCGGCAGCTCAGGCAGCGGAAATTAA
- a CDS encoding RnfABCDGE type electron transport complex subunit D — MAEADKNEIYLSPAPHIASPVTTRKLMIHVLIALAPLALYGIYLYGVPALIRIIVSVAVAVGAEAAFRKVMGKDIRIKDCSAAVTGLLLALVLPPLIPIWIVVVSAIFAIVVAKEFFGGLGANPFNPALVGRAFAFVSFSRLMTSWVAPHHGFDAVSTATPLSYLKMSEGGISTAAAIAEKMGLSSSSDVYLKLFLGDHGGCIGESSAVLILIGFVYLLVTRVIEWQIPVSMIVTAVLVTWLAGIDPLLTLLSGGLLFGAVFMATDYATSPVTFKGQIIFGAGCGLITALMRLFAGMPEGVMYSILIMNSVVTFLNKLIQKKYGYVKPVKPAKEGAK, encoded by the coding sequence ATGGCAGAAGCAGATAAAAACGAAATTTATCTTTCCCCCGCGCCGCATATTGCGAGTCCCGTAACCACTAGAAAATTGATGATACACGTACTGATTGCGCTTGCTCCGCTTGCGCTGTACGGTATTTATTTGTACGGTGTGCCGGCGCTTATCCGAATAATCGTTTCCGTAGCCGTTGCAGTCGGCGCCGAAGCCGCATTCAGAAAGGTGATGGGTAAGGACATCCGCATAAAGGATTGTTCCGCCGCCGTAACCGGTTTGCTGTTGGCGCTTGTGCTGCCGCCGCTTATTCCTATCTGGATCGTTGTTGTTTCCGCAATTTTTGCGATTGTCGTCGCAAAAGAATTCTTCGGCGGACTCGGCGCAAACCCGTTTAACCCTGCGTTGGTAGGTCGCGCGTTTGCCTTTGTCAGTTTTTCACGCTTGATGACGTCGTGGGTTGCTCCTCATCACGGTTTTGATGCAGTGAGTACTGCCACCCCGCTTTCGTACCTCAAAATGTCGGAAGGCGGTATTTCCACCGCGGCAGCAATCGCAGAAAAGATGGGGTTATCTTCTTCGAGCGATGTATACCTGAAACTCTTTTTAGGAGATCACGGCGGCTGTATCGGCGAGTCAAGCGCGGTGCTTATCCTTATCGGTTTTGTTTATTTGCTGGTAACCCGCGTTATTGAATGGCAGATTCCGGTTTCAATGATTGTAACGGCCGTGCTGGTAACATGGCTTGCGGGCATCGATCCGCTTTTGACGCTGTTAAGCGGCGGTTTGCTGTTCGGCGCCGTGTTTATGGCCACCGACTATGCAACCTCTCCGGTAACCTTTAAAGGGCAGATTATCTTCGGCGCGGGCTGCGGTTTGATCACCGCCTTGATGCGTCTGTTTGCCGGAATGCCGGAAGGCGTTATGTACAGTATTTTGATTATGAATTCTGTTGTTACGTTCTTAAATAAACTGATTCAGAAAAAATACGGATATGTAAAGCCCGTTAAGCCTGCCAAGGAGGGTGCAAAATGA
- the rsxC gene encoding electron transport complex subunit RsxC, whose translation MSTKSFKGGCHPPERKAISAESEVLAVMPSTKMVWIPVTQGGAPNTPLVKVGDTVVRGQKIAETDKFMSAPVHASISGTVKKIEPHLVTGNTDALCIAIQAGEDTSESFMEPLDPFTCTKEDALKRIREAGITGMGGASFPVHVKLSPPKDAKIDYILGNAAECEPYLCTDAATMYHPAETIIGMAIIMHVTGADKGIIALEDNKTHLVPVFEKAIAKIKQNPVGPGAYDISVELCKTKYPQGGEKNLTSAVVGREIPSGGLPFQVGCIVQNVGTMKAISDAFRKGMPLIDRPLTIGGGACENPINAIAPIGTCIGDLIPEVVRLKPGVTKIISGGPMMGFAMKSADFPVQKNTSGVLFLTREEVNLDEESPCIGCGKCVTHCSCQLSPVLMIRALKANKLDEAVRCGLMDCVECGICSYVCPARIKLVQRFKVGKQLLREAKQKEAAKAAAAQGGK comes from the coding sequence ATGAGTACTAAGTCATTTAAGGGGGGCTGTCACCCTCCAGAGCGGAAAGCGATTTCCGCCGAATCCGAAGTCTTGGCCGTCATGCCATCTACAAAGATGGTATGGATTCCGGTTACCCAAGGCGGTGCTCCGAATACTCCGTTAGTAAAGGTTGGAGATACGGTTGTACGAGGTCAAAAAATAGCGGAAACAGACAAGTTTATGTCTGCGCCGGTACATGCTTCGATCTCCGGTACCGTAAAGAAAATAGAACCCCATCTCGTTACCGGTAATACGGACGCACTTTGTATCGCAATTCAAGCGGGCGAGGACACTTCCGAGTCTTTTATGGAACCGCTTGATCCCTTCACCTGCACAAAAGAGGATGCCCTTAAACGTATCCGCGAGGCCGGTATAACCGGTATGGGCGGTGCTTCATTCCCTGTACATGTTAAATTGAGCCCTCCTAAGGATGCAAAGATAGACTACATTTTAGGTAATGCCGCAGAATGCGAGCCGTATCTGTGCACCGACGCTGCTACGATGTATCATCCCGCTGAAACGATTATTGGAATGGCGATTATCATGCACGTTACCGGCGCCGACAAGGGGATTATTGCACTTGAGGATAACAAAACGCACTTGGTTCCTGTGTTCGAAAAAGCGATTGCAAAAATAAAGCAAAATCCTGTCGGTCCGGGCGCTTACGACATTTCCGTTGAATTATGCAAAACAAAATATCCGCAGGGCGGAGAAAAAAATCTGACCTCCGCTGTTGTCGGCAGAGAAATTCCTTCGGGCGGACTTCCGTTTCAGGTTGGTTGTATTGTCCAGAATGTCGGAACAATGAAGGCGATTTCCGATGCGTTCCGTAAGGGAATGCCGTTAATCGACCGTCCGCTTACGATCGGCGGAGGAGCTTGTGAAAATCCGATAAATGCGATAGCGCCTATAGGTACCTGTATCGGTGACCTTATTCCCGAAGTAGTGCGTTTAAAACCGGGCGTTACAAAGATTATTTCCGGCGGCCCGATGATGGGCTTCGCGATGAAGAGCGCGGATTTCCCTGTACAAAAGAATACGTCGGGTGTTCTTTTCTTAACGCGCGAAGAAGTCAATCTTGATGAAGAAAGCCCCTGTATCGGATGCGGAAAATGTGTCACTCATTGTAGTTGCCAACTGTCTCCCGTTCTTATGATACGTGCGTTAAAAGCCAATAAGCTCGACGAAGCAGTCCGTTGCGGTCTTATGGACTGCGTTGAATGCGGCATTTGTTCTTATGTGTGTCCGGCACGTATAAAGCTCGTCCAACGGTTCAAGGTCGGAAAGCAGCTGTTGCGTGAAGCAAAGCAGAAAGAAGCGGCAAAAGCAGCCGCTGCGCAAGGAGGAAAATAA
- the fabV gene encoding enoyl-ACP reductase FabV, with translation MSMKPMLRSNICLNAHPQGCKKAVEDQIAYTRKRAASHPARTATPKNVLVIGCSGGYGLASRITAAFGYGAATIGVSYEKAGSEKKWGTPGWYNNLAVDAAAKEAGLISVTINGDAFSDAIKAQVIDEAKKLNIKFDLIVYSVASSVRTDPDTGVTYRSALKPFGKPFTGKTLDPFTGALTEITAEPATDEEAAATVKVMGGEDWQRWIEKLGAADVLAQGCITVAYSYIGPEATQALYRKGTIGKAKEHLEATAHSLNTKLAALKGQAFVSVNKGLVTRASAVIPVIPLYLASLFKVMKEKGTHEGCIEQINRLFDSRLYTADGVIPTDNENRIRIDDWELDEGVQSAVAKIMATVTDETSRKLTDVDEYRHDFLAINGFDIAGIDYDTEIDRFDRI, from the coding sequence ATGAGTATGAAACCGATGTTGAGGAGCAATATCTGTTTAAACGCGCACCCTCAAGGATGTAAAAAAGCGGTTGAAGATCAAATCGCATATACGAGAAAACGGGCGGCTTCTCACCCGGCGAGAACGGCAACACCGAAAAATGTTCTTGTGATCGGCTGTTCGGGCGGATACGGACTGGCAAGCCGCATTACGGCAGCCTTCGGATACGGTGCTGCAACGATCGGCGTCTCGTATGAGAAAGCCGGTTCCGAAAAAAAGTGGGGAACACCCGGCTGGTATAACAACTTAGCGGTTGACGCCGCGGCGAAAGAGGCAGGGCTTATCTCCGTTACGATAAACGGCGATGCGTTCTCCGATGCTATCAAGGCACAAGTGATTGACGAAGCAAAAAAGCTCAATATTAAGTTCGATTTAATAGTATACAGCGTGGCAAGTTCCGTGCGTACCGACCCCGACACCGGCGTTACCTACCGCTCGGCGCTCAAGCCGTTCGGGAAACCGTTTACCGGAAAAACCCTCGACCCGTTTACCGGTGCACTCACCGAAATTACGGCGGAACCGGCTACCGATGAAGAGGCCGCCGCTACCGTAAAGGTCATGGGCGGTGAGGACTGGCAGCGGTGGATAGAAAAACTCGGCGCTGCGGATGTACTGGCGCAAGGCTGCATCACCGTTGCGTATTCCTATATCGGGCCGGAAGCGACACAGGCGCTGTACCGCAAGGGCACCATCGGCAAGGCAAAGGAGCATTTGGAAGCCACCGCCCATTCGTTGAACACCAAGCTCGCAGCCTTAAAAGGGCAGGCATTTGTGTCGGTTAACAAAGGATTGGTAACCCGTGCAAGCGCCGTCATCCCCGTTATTCCGCTCTATTTGGCAAGCCTTTTTAAGGTGATGAAGGAGAAAGGCACCCACGAAGGCTGCATCGAACAGATCAACCGCCTCTTTGACAGCCGTCTCTACACGGCGGACGGTGTTATCCCGACAGATAACGAAAACCGTATCCGCATCGACGACTGGGAATTGGACGAAGGAGTGCAATCCGCCGTTGCAAAGATTATGGCAACCGTTACCGACGAGACCAGCCGCAAACTCACTGACGTGGACGAGTACCGGCACGACTTTTTGGCTATTAACGGATTCGATATTGCCGGCATCGATTATGATACCGAGATTGACCGGTTCGACCGGATATAA
- the accB gene encoding acetyl-CoA carboxylase biotin carboxyl carrier protein yields the protein MNEKFILNVFDKFEKSSAVLLHIKEGEAELTLKKEAAYQNVPAVQPFALQNPPAQPVLPADANGYAAAGVGVPNSAANPAAAGMQGSAAGSTGTGTNQLGTTSAGTVNATAGMSGADAHLVTVKSPIVGSFYRSPSPDAPAYVEKGSKVSKGQPLCILEAMKMMNTLECEYDGTVEEILAANGDLVEFDQPLFTIRI from the coding sequence ATGAACGAAAAATTTATTTTGAATGTCTTTGACAAATTTGAAAAAAGCTCGGCTGTGCTGCTCCATATAAAGGAAGGAGAAGCGGAGCTGACCTTAAAAAAAGAGGCAGCCTATCAGAACGTACCGGCGGTACAGCCGTTTGCGCTGCAAAATCCCCCTGCGCAGCCGGTTTTACCTGCAGATGCGAACGGATACGCCGCAGCGGGAGTTGGAGTACCGAATAGTGCGGCAAATCCAGCTGCAGCGGGTATGCAGGGATCAGCTGCCGGTTCTACCGGTACGGGAACAAATCAGCTCGGTACAACTTCGGCGGGAACGGTTAATGCAACTGCCGGAATGTCCGGCGCCGATGCACACCTCGTTACCGTTAAAAGCCCCATTGTCGGCTCATTCTACCGTTCACCCTCCCCCGACGCCCCCGCGTATGTCGAAAAAGGTTCCAAGGTTTCAAAGGGACAGCCGCTGTGCATCCTTGAAGCAATGAAGATGATGAACACCCTTGAGTGCGAATACGACGGAACGGTCGAAGAAATTCTTGCGGCAAACGGTGATTTGGTTGAGTTTGACCAGCCGCTCTTTACAATCAGGATCTAA
- a CDS encoding acetyl-CoA carboxylase biotin carboxylase subunit: MIRKMLIANRGEIAVRVIRACREMGIETVAVYSTADKECLHVQLADHAVCIGPPPSSKSYLNKDALITAALCTGCDAVHPGVGFLSENADFAREVEKSRMFWIGPKPDTIEMLGDKVRARETAQKSGLPITPGSKGAITTKEQAAETAKECGYPVIIKAASGGGGKGMRIVWKEADLAENLAIASSEAEANFADGTVYIEKYLSDPRHVELQVIGDGAGGVAILGERDCSVQRNHQKLIEESPSQAVSDAMYDAMCAGAKKLFSTLKYCGAGTIEFLVSGDQFYFMEVNARVQVEHPVSEMVTGTDIIREQITVCTGGKMSLPDGVLPVKGWAIEARINARTPGLITKLRIPGGNGVRFDGFLYQGYKVVPFYDSMIAKLIVHGADRAQTIKKLLCALDELHIEGIQTNIEEQKTILRSAQFQSGTFGTSLYAQLFEGEK, from the coding sequence ATGATACGGAAAATGCTGATTGCAAACCGCGGTGAAATTGCCGTCCGCGTTATCCGCGCCTGCCGCGAAATGGGCATTGAAACGGTCGCTGTGTATTCAACTGCCGATAAAGAATGTCTGCACGTACAGTTAGCGGACCATGCGGTGTGTATTGGCCCGCCGCCTTCTTCCAAAAGTTATTTGAACAAGGATGCGCTGATCACCGCCGCGCTCTGTACCGGCTGCGATGCCGTGCACCCCGGGGTCGGCTTCCTGTCGGAAAATGCGGATTTTGCACGTGAGGTAGAAAAATCCCGTATGTTCTGGATTGGACCTAAACCAGACACTATAGAAATGCTCGGCGATAAGGTAAGAGCGCGGGAAACCGCTCAAAAAAGCGGACTGCCGATTACCCCCGGCTCTAAGGGCGCAATTACAACCAAAGAACAAGCGGCGGAAACCGCGAAGGAATGCGGTTATCCGGTTATCATCAAGGCAGCCTCAGGCGGCGGCGGCAAGGGAATGCGCATTGTCTGGAAAGAAGCCGACTTAGCCGAAAACCTCGCCATCGCATCCTCGGAGGCAGAAGCCAATTTTGCCGACGGGACGGTGTACATCGAAAAATACTTGAGCGACCCGCGCCATGTTGAGCTGCAGGTTATCGGCGACGGTGCTGGCGGTGTTGCGATTCTCGGCGAACGGGACTGTTCCGTGCAGCGGAATCACCAAAAGTTAATAGAAGAAAGTCCTTCACAGGCAGTAAGCGACGCAATGTACGATGCGATGTGTGCCGGGGCAAAGAAGCTTTTTTCCACGCTCAAGTATTGCGGAGCGGGTACCATCGAATTTCTCGTCTCCGGTGATCAGTTTTATTTTATGGAAGTGAATGCGCGTGTGCAGGTTGAACACCCCGTCTCCGAGATGGTAACCGGCACGGATATTATCCGTGAGCAGATCACCGTATGTACAGGCGGCAAAATGTCGCTGCCCGACGGCGTGCTACCGGTAAAGGGCTGGGCAATCGAAGCCCGCATCAATGCGCGTACCCCCGGTTTGATTACCAAGTTACGGATACCCGGCGGAAACGGCGTCCGCTTCGACGGCTTTCTCTATCAGGGCTATAAGGTGGTACCCTTCTACGATTCTATGATTGCAAAGCTGATTGTACACGGCGCAGACCGGGCGCAGACCATTAAAAAGCTGCTCTGTGCGCTGGATGAGCTGCACATCGAAGGTATCCAAACCAATATCGAAGAGCAAAAAACTATTTTGCGGTCGGCTCAGTTCCAATCGGGCACCTTCGGCACCAGTCTCTATGCACAATTATTTGAGGGAGAAAAATAA
- a CDS encoding acetyl-CoA carboxylase carboxyltransferase subunit beta: MECPHCKKQYEREILLKYLMVCPDCGCHLRMDVSERIAYLADKDTFEELDPTLRTMNPIQMAGYEEKISAAEAKTSMNEAVVTGKCKIEGRDALLGIMSFDFLGGSMGSVVGEKISRLMMKGAAERIPVIIYATSGGARMQEGLFSLMQMAKTSSAAAELDDKGVPLFIMLCDPTTGGVTASFAMLGDIIAAEPNALIGFAGPRVIEGTIHQQLPEGFQRAEFQLKKGFVDCIVPRIEQKHFFAVMIDAHINPPFGKERK; this comes from the coding sequence ATGGAATGTCCTCATTGTAAAAAACAATATGAGCGAGAAATACTTTTGAAATACTTGATGGTATGCCCCGACTGCGGCTGCCATCTCCGAATGGATGTATCAGAGCGAATTGCCTATCTTGCCGATAAAGATACGTTTGAAGAACTTGATCCTACTTTGCGAACGATGAATCCTATTCAGATGGCAGGGTATGAAGAAAAAATCTCCGCTGCGGAAGCAAAAACCTCGATGAATGAGGCGGTCGTTACCGGCAAGTGTAAGATAGAAGGTAGGGATGCGCTTTTAGGCATTATGTCGTTCGACTTCCTCGGCGGTTCGATGGGTTCGGTTGTCGGGGAAAAGATTTCACGGCTGATGATGAAAGGAGCCGCAGAACGGATACCGGTAATTATCTACGCAACATCGGGCGGCGCGCGTATGCAGGAAGGTCTTTTCTCGCTGATGCAGATGGCGAAGACCTCAAGCGCGGCGGCAGAACTGGATGATAAGGGCGTCCCGCTTTTTATCATGCTGTGCGACCCCACGACCGGCGGTGTAACGGCAAGCTTTGCGATGCTCGGTGATATTATCGCAGCGGAACCCAATGCGCTGATCGGCTTTGCAGGACCACGCGTTATCGAAGGCACTATTCATCAGCAACTGCCGGAAGGTTTTCAGCGTGCCGAATTTCAGCTTAAAAAAGGTTTTGTCGACTGCATTGTACCGCGCATCGAGCAAAAGCACTTTTTTGCCGTGATGATCGATGCCCATATAAATCCGCCGTTCGGCAAGGAAAGGAAATAA
- a CDS encoding acetyl-CoA carboxylase carboxyltransferase subunit alpha: MSKENEQKTDQTELLIGLRDIADKYGLDITTELKTITEKLQASSAISQVWRKIELARHNDRPRALDYIDMIFDNFIELHGDRCFGDDPALIGGIAFINGIPVTVIGNQKGRNLRETIDRNGGMANPEGYRKALRLIKQAEKFHRPIITFVDTQGAYPGLGSEERGIAEAIAVNLRELSRVKAPVICFVIGEGGSGGALGIGVGDKVYMLENAIFSVISPEGCASILLRDSSKAKDAAAMLKITSREVLGLKLINGVIEEPVDGAHTNPQKAADKIRAQILHDLADLCKRDPKVLVRYRRKKIHAIGLFSE, encoded by the coding sequence ATGAGTAAAGAAAACGAACAGAAAACCGATCAGACCGAGCTTTTAATCGGCTTGCGCGATATTGCGGATAAATACGGACTCGACATTACCACCGAGTTAAAAACGATAACCGAAAAGCTGCAAGCAAGTTCCGCAATTTCGCAAGTATGGCGGAAGATTGAACTCGCCCGGCACAACGACCGTCCGCGCGCCCTCGATTATATCGATATGATTTTTGATAACTTCATCGAGCTGCACGGCGACCGCTGCTTCGGCGACGACCCCGCGCTGATAGGCGGCATTGCCTTTATCAATGGGATACCGGTAACGGTTATCGGCAACCAGAAGGGGCGGAACTTGCGGGAAACCATCGACCGGAACGGCGGCATGGCAAACCCCGAAGGCTATCGAAAGGCGCTCAGGCTTATCAAACAAGCGGAAAAATTCCACCGCCCCATCATCACCTTTGTGGACACGCAGGGCGCCTATCCGGGACTCGGTTCGGAGGAACGAGGCATCGCCGAAGCTATCGCGGTCAACTTACGTGAACTCAGCCGCGTTAAAGCACCGGTCATCTGCTTTGTCATTGGAGAAGGCGGCTCAGGCGGTGCTCTTGGCATCGGCGTCGGCGATAAGGTGTATATGCTGGAGAATGCGATTTTCTCGGTTATCTCGCCGGAAGGCTGTGCGTCTATCCTATTGCGGGACTCGAGCAAAGCGAAAGATGCTGCCGCGATGCTGAAAATTACCAGTCGCGAGGTATTGGGGCTCAAACTGATTAACGGCGTTATTGAAGAGCCGGTAGACGGCGCCCATACCAATCCGCAAAAAGCGGCGGACAAAATACGGGCTCAAATCCTGCACGACCTAGCGGATCTCTGCAAGCGCGACCCCAAAGTCTTGGTACGGTACCGCCGCAAAAAGATACACGCCATCGGGCTTTTCTCCGAATAA
- a CDS encoding carbohydrate ABC transporter permease produces the protein MKQSMTVGALSVIKVILLLALAAFTVMPLIFMLTASLMSGKEIMQMPYKWIPDSWHYVNFITAIKGNDGNYIYVRNIINSFIVAVSVSFTTVLLASITGYGLAKFRFRGRNLIFMLIMATMMIPFEAIMIPLYMIATKLHIQNTYTGLILPFMVSAFGIFMMRQYLITFPNEFLDAARVDGMHEFSIYSHIVLPNCKPVIATLAILSFRTQWDNLLWPLLVSQSDTMKTIPQYITSFTAERSTDEGAMMAAAVIASIPMMLIFFGLSKYFIGGSVVYESRKG, from the coding sequence ATGAAACAATCTATGACGGTAGGAGCGCTTTCGGTTATTAAAGTTATACTATTGCTGGCGCTGGCTGCATTTACCGTTATGCCGCTGATTTTTATGCTGACCGCATCGTTGATGTCGGGAAAAGAGATTATGCAGATGCCGTATAAGTGGATACCCGACAGCTGGCATTATGTCAATTTTATAACGGCGATTAAAGGAAACGACGGTAATTACATTTACGTCCGGAATATTATCAACTCGTTTATCGTCGCGGTTAGCGTATCGTTTACTACGGTTTTGCTGGCGTCTATTACCGGTTACGGACTGGCAAAATTCAGATTCCGCGGACGGAACCTCATCTTTATGCTGATTATGGCGACGATGATGATTCCGTTTGAAGCTATTATGATACCGTTGTACATGATTGCGACTAAGCTGCATATTCAAAATACGTACACAGGCCTGATTCTGCCTTTTATGGTGAGCGCCTTCGGTATTTTTATGATGCGCCAATATCTTATCACCTTTCCGAATGAGTTTTTGGATGCGGCGCGTGTGGACGGTATGCACGAGTTTTCCATTTATTCACATATCGTGCTGCCGAACTGTAAACCCGTTATCGCAACGCTTGCCATCCTTTCGTTTAGAACACAGTGGGATAACCTCTTGTGGCCGCTGCTGGTCTCTCAGTCCGATACCATGAAAACCATTCCGCAGTACATCACCTCGTTCACAGCCGAACGGAGTACCGATGAAGGGGCGATGATGGCCGCCGCCGTTATTGCCAGTATCCCGATGATGCTGATCTTCTTCGGACTTTCCAAATACTTTATTGGAGGGTCGGTGGTGTACGAATCCCGCAAGGGCTAA
- a CDS encoding carbohydrate ABC transporter permease gives MSISKKSGGIEKKIARWGVIFVIPAVLFFAVFSFYPIINAFVESFFDKRVLSNVPPKFVGLQNYFYIFDASRYDNPMSFLNSLRATVVFTLGTFIPLVILSLLFAVLISSLKRDSFKKIFQIAYYTPAILSSVVAAAIWLLIFDPRGLGNYWINKLLSTPGIDHQWLLNSTMLQLSTMIVYFWKYIGYFVILFITGLSTIPPVVYEAALIDGANKFQVFWSITLPLLKPTVVLVSIMAMLQCLKTFSTQYLFTQNGASLGPINVITLNIYQTGIKLQRIGRASAMSVVLFLIMLFLTWLQFRSSKPDETDY, from the coding sequence ATGTCTATCTCTAAAAAAAGCGGCGGTATCGAAAAAAAGATCGCGCGGTGGGGCGTCATCTTTGTTATTCCCGCGGTGCTGTTTTTTGCCGTATTCAGTTTTTATCCCATCATAAATGCGTTTGTCGAAAGTTTTTTTGATAAGCGCGTATTGAGCAATGTTCCCCCGAAATTTGTCGGGCTGCAAAATTATTTCTATATTTTTGATGCTTCCCGCTATGATAATCCGATGTCGTTTTTAAATTCGCTGCGTGCAACGGTTGTGTTTACGCTGGGGACATTTATACCGCTTGTTATATTAAGCCTCTTGTTTGCAGTGCTTATCAGTTCATTGAAGCGGGATAGTTTTAAAAAAATCTTTCAGATAGCATACTATACGCCTGCTATTTTATCATCGGTTGTTGCCGCCGCTATTTGGCTGCTTATTTTTGATCCCCGCGGATTGGGAAATTATTGGATTAACAAACTCCTGTCCACTCCCGGTATCGATCATCAATGGCTGTTGAACAGCACGATGCTTCAGCTTTCGACGATGATTGTATACTTTTGGAAATATATCGGATACTTTGTTATTCTGTTTATTACCGGCCTTTCGACTATTCCGCCTGTGGTGTACGAGGCGGCTTTAATCGACGGCGCCAATAAATTTCAAGTCTTTTGGTCTATAACGCTTCCGCTCCTCAAACCGACGGTTGTACTCGTTTCGATTATGGCAATGCTGCAGTGTTTAAAGACGTTCAGCACTCAATATTTATTTACACAGAACGGCGCTTCGCTCGGGCCGATCAATGTTATCACGCTGAATATCTATCAAACCGGTATTAAGCTGCAGCGGATCGGGCGGGCAAGCGCGATGAGTGTTGTCTTATTTTTGATAATGCTCTTTTTGACATGGCTGCAGTTCCGTTCGTCAAAACCCGACGAGACGGATTATTAA